TCCGAGCGCTTTCCGGCGTAGCCTCGGCGGGCGGTCCATGATGCAGGATTCCGGAACGTGGATGGGTTTCCGGCCCCATCTGGCCGGCATAGACATGGTCGACCTGCCCGCCCGGCATATCGACATCGGATACTGGGTGCCGTTGGCAACGGTATTGAGGCAGTTGTCGCGGCAGTTGTCATTGGCAACAGCGAGCCTTCGGTGCCGGTGATCTCGATCGTGGTGGCGCAATAATTCGGAGAACTCGGCGCCAGATTCCAGCCGCCGCTGCGCAATTCGGCGTGGCACCTTTTCAAATATCTCGCGAAGGACACCGGGTGCTTGGCCGGTCGTCACAATCGCTCAGGGCGGAGAGGTTGCCGACACTATCGAAGCGCCGATATCGTCGTGCCCTGCGCAAACAAGTTTCGCAGTTTGCGCAAGCTTGACTGCGAGCGCGCATGACGATGTGTCGTACCGCTCGCTACGGCGCTGCAATGTGCCACGTATTGTTGGCGACGCCGTCACCAGTAATGTCGCCGGGCTTGGTGTCCTTGATCCAAGTATAGAGTGGCTTGCCTTTGTAAGCCCATTGCTTGCTGCCATCATCGCGGACGATGACGGTGTAGGGGCCTTGGTCTTGCGCGTCGCCACCCGCCATCAGCGGCGGCCAGTTGGTTGCGCATGGCCCGTTACAAACGGATTTGCCGGCCGTGTCCTTGTCGAAAATGTAGAGCGTCATGCCCTTTTCGTCGGTGAGAACTTTGCCTTTCGCGCTGTCACCAGTTTTGATCGGTGCTGTCTGCGCCAAGGCAGTCGCGATGAAGCTTGTGGCTGCAACAGCGACCAGAAGAAATTTTTTCATTGGGACCTCCTCGGAAGACTGCGGCAACAGTCTATGCCGCGATGAACCCAGTGCCTGCGACATTTATTCCGGAAATTTTTCGGTCACATTCTGATGATCGCATGGAATAAATTTTCATGCGCCATGCCTGCCGCTCTCTATCCAGGGCCCGTCTCTTCAAACCGACAATAAACAGGAGAATTACATGCTCAAAGCTGCGACCACCAAATCGCCGATCGTGCCATGCCTGACCTATCGCGATGCGCCGGCTGCCATCGCGTTTCTTTGCAACGCATTTGGCTTTGAAAAGAAAATGGTGGTGCCGGGCGAGAACGACACCATCGCGCATGCCGAACTGGTCTGCGGCAATGCCATGGTCATGGTTGGATCCGTGAAGGACAACGGCTACGGCCAATTGATGAAGTCACCGCGCGATGTCGGCGGGGCGACGCAAAGCATCTATCTTGTGGTCGCCGATGCCGATGCGCATCATGCACAAGCCAAGGTGGCCGGTGCCGAGATCGTTATTCCCCTGGTGACGCAGGATTACGGTGGGCGCGACTATACCTGCCGCGACATCGAGGGCCATGTCTGGACATTCGGAACGTATGACCCGTGGGCATCGTAATCGAAGGCGTTCCGGAATATCTAAAAGTTGCCCGACAAATTTTGGGGCGCGTGTTCGGGATTGGCTACCAAGCTCTGCAAAATCATCTGCTGTGACCACGATGCCTCTTGTCCTGCGGGCAATTCATCCCCCTATATTTGGTATTGGTCTTGCAGCCCGATTCGACCGAGGTTTCGAATAAGGTCCGATAGGGATGAAGGACGACTGAGCTTGCTCCACGCGAGCACCGATAGAGCATCGACGAATCGTCGCTGAAAGTTTCGTCGAAGCTTCTTTGGAGTTTTGTGTCGAACTTTGCATGAACTCGAGTCGGCCGGGCGATGAGCCAAAGGGGGCCTTGATGCGAAAGTCACTGCGGTTGCGTATGGTGCTGTTGCTGGTCTCGGTACTGACCTTGTCAGCATTGCCCGGTGGCAACCGTGCGGCATTCGCGCAGGATCAGAGCAAGCCGATTACCGAAGACCTGTTGTCCTCGGTGGTGC
The genomic region above belongs to Pseudorhodoplanes sinuspersici and contains:
- a CDS encoding COG4315 family predicted lipoprotein, encoding MKKFLLVAVAATSFIATALAQTAPIKTGDSAKGKVLTDEKGMTLYIFDKDTAGKSVCNGPCATNWPPLMAGGDAQDQGPYTVIVRDDGSKQWAYKGKPLYTWIKDTKPGDITGDGVANNTWHIAAP
- a CDS encoding VOC family protein, whose protein sequence is MLKAATTKSPIVPCLTYRDAPAAIAFLCNAFGFEKKMVVPGENDTIAHAELVCGNAMVMVGSVKDNGYGQLMKSPRDVGGATQSIYLVVADADAHHAQAKVAGAEIVIPLVTQDYGGRDYTCRDIEGHVWTFGTYDPWAS